GAAGGACAATATAACTTCCTTGACGAGGTGAAAATATATGGTGAAAGAGCGAAGAAGTTAAAAGATATCTTCCTTCGCCATGGATTCCATCTGGTATATGATAATGACTTGGGTGATCCGGTTGCAGACGGATTCTATTTTACAATCGGGTATCCGGGAATGACCAGTGGTGAATTGGCTAAGGAACTCATGTACTATGGCGTAAGTGCAATATCATTGGTTACGACGGGAAGCCATCAGGAAGGCTTACGGGCGTGTACATCCTTTATTAAAGACCATCAATATGCACAGCTTGACGAAAGGATGAAGCTATTTGCGGAAAATCATCCGATAGCCTGAGTATTAGATAGGAGATATTCATAAAAGCTACTCTTAAAATTTGAAAAAAAACGGAAAGAACGATTGTTATTCCGTTTTTTTTATTACTTTAGTGGCATGAATATAGACTTGAACATATTTAAAATTCAATCGAATAATGTACTTCCGTCAAGAGGAAAGATTTTAATATCCGAACCTTTTTTACGTGATGTGACGTTTGGCAGGTCTGTAATATTACTGGTTGACCATACGGAGGAAGGAAGTATGGGATTGGTCATCAACAAGCCACTGCCACTACTTCTCAATGATATTATCATGGAATTTAAATATCTCAATGAGATTCCTCTATATAAAGGTGGACCTGTTGCTACCGATACCTTATTTTATCTTCATACATTAACAGAAGTTCCCGGCTCTATTTCTATCAGCAAAGGTCTTTACCTGAATGGGGATTTTGACGCAATAAAGAAATACATATTGCAGGGGAATGAGATAAATGGGCACATTCGTTTCTTCCTGGGATATTCCGGCTGGGAAAGTGAGCAGTTACACAATGAAATTAAAGAAAACACATGGCTGGTCTCTGAAGAAGAGAACTCCTATCTGATGAAAGATGACACCAAGGATATGTGGCGGAAGGCTTTGGAGAAATTAGGCAGCAAGTACGAAACGTGGTCGCGTTTCCCACAAGTGCCTACTTTCAACTAAATGATTTATCACTTTATTTCTTAGGGTTCAAATACTGAAGGAGTGCCGCATCTTTGTAGCAACCGCCTACCTGCAACCAATTCTTCAATAGTCCGCATTGGGTGAAGCCGCAAGATGTAAACAATCTCATGCAGTTCTCGTTATCTACCGCCACGTGTGCGTATAGCTGGCTTAAAGAAAGAAAATCAAAGGCATATTCGCAAAGCAATTTCAATGCATCACTGGCATAGCCTTGTTGCCGATAGTCTTTATGAACAGCAATTCCTACTTCTCCGCGAGAATGGAGAGGAA
This portion of the Bacteroides acidifaciens genome encodes:
- a CDS encoding GNAT family N-acetyltransferase, translated to MRQSFLMNDRIYLRAVEPEDMDVMYEMENDPSMWDISNFTVPYSRYVLRQYIEGSQCDVFADKQLRLMIVGKSEHCIIGTIDITDFVPLHSRGEVGIAVHKDYRQQGYASDALKLLCEYAFDFLSLSQLYAHVAVDNENCMRLFTSCGFTQCGLLKNWLQVGGCYKDAALLQYLNPKK
- a CDS encoding YqgE/AlgH family protein, whose amino-acid sequence is MNIDLNIFKIQSNNVLPSRGKILISEPFLRDVTFGRSVILLVDHTEEGSMGLVINKPLPLLLNDIIMEFKYLNEIPLYKGGPVATDTLFYLHTLTEVPGSISISKGLYLNGDFDAIKKYILQGNEINGHIRFFLGYSGWESEQLHNEIKENTWLVSEEENSYLMKDDTKDMWRKALEKLGSKYETWSRFPQVPTFN